From one Comamonas piscis genomic stretch:
- a CDS encoding amino acid ABC transporter permease produces the protein MRTFGWPELWFIVEAAKWTVALSLIAFIGGALVGLVIALSRTSENGLARGIATVFTQIFQGTPLLLQLFLVFFGAPILGFEINPWVAAAAALILNSGAFLGEIWRGCIQAVPRGQWEAAEALSLSYFWRMRAVVLPQAMKIAVAPTVGYLVQIIKGTSLAAIIGFTEITRAGQIINNATFQPMLVFGVVGAVYFILCWPLSLWAGRLEKRQAKALAR, from the coding sequence ATGCGTACTTTTGGTTGGCCCGAGTTGTGGTTCATCGTTGAAGCGGCCAAGTGGACCGTGGCCCTGTCCCTGATCGCCTTTATCGGCGGCGCCTTGGTGGGCCTGGTGATTGCGCTGTCGCGCACCTCCGAGAACGGCCTGGCACGCGGTATTGCCACGGTCTTTACCCAGATTTTTCAGGGCACACCGCTGCTGCTGCAGCTGTTCCTGGTGTTCTTTGGCGCGCCCATTCTGGGCTTTGAGATCAATCCCTGGGTAGCAGCGGCTGCTGCGCTGATTCTGAACAGCGGCGCGTTCCTGGGCGAGATCTGGCGCGGCTGTATCCAGGCGGTGCCACGCGGCCAGTGGGAAGCGGCCGAGGCCTTGTCGCTGTCCTACTTCTGGCGCATGCGCGCCGTCGTGCTGCCCCAGGCGATGAAGATTGCCGTGGCCCCCACCGTGGGCTACCTGGTGCAGATCATCAAGGGCACCTCGCTGGCGGCCATCATCGGCTTTACCGAGATCACGCGCGCCGGCCAGATCATCAACAACGCCACCTTCCAGCCCATGCTGGTGTTCGGTGTCGTCGGTGCGGTTTACTTCATCCTGTGCTGGCCGCTCTCGCTGTGGGCCGGCCGCTTGGAAAAGCGCCAGGCCAAGGCCCTGGCCCGCTGA
- a CDS encoding amino acid ABC transporter permease, translated as MNYTFQFDQVLAAWPQLLQGTWVTIQLSFLAMIIGLAVAIVCAWGKTSGPAPLRFVINAYIELIRNTPFLVQLFFFFFALPAVGLRWSPQTAALVAMVVNLGAYATEIIRAGIESIPKGQIEAGLALDLKRWEIFRFVILKPALKTIYPALTSQFILLMLSSAVVSVISADDLTSVAANIQSETFRSFEVYIVVALIYLLLSLAFNLLFKLIYQMALNYPDRR; from the coding sequence ATGAACTACACGTTCCAATTCGACCAGGTCCTGGCAGCCTGGCCGCAGCTATTGCAAGGCACCTGGGTGACCATCCAGCTGTCTTTTCTCGCCATGATCATCGGGCTGGCCGTCGCCATCGTCTGCGCCTGGGGCAAAACCTCGGGCCCGGCGCCGCTGCGCTTTGTGATCAATGCCTACATCGAGCTGATCCGCAACACGCCCTTTTTGGTGCAGTTGTTTTTCTTCTTCTTTGCGCTGCCGGCCGTGGGCCTGCGCTGGTCGCCGCAAACCGCCGCGCTGGTGGCCATGGTGGTCAACCTGGGCGCCTATGCCACCGAGATCATCCGCGCCGGCATCGAATCCATCCCCAAGGGCCAGATCGAAGCCGGCCTGGCCCTGGATCTGAAGCGCTGGGAAATCTTCCGCTTCGTGATCCTCAAGCCCGCGCTCAAGACCATCTACCCGGCGCTGACCAGCCAGTTCATCCTGCTGATGCTCAGCTCGGCCGTGGTGTCGGTGATCTCGGCCGACGACCTGACCTCGGTCGCCGCCAACATCCAGTCCGAGACCTTCCGCAGCTTTGAGGTCTACATCGTCGTAGCCCTCATCTACCTGCTGCTGTCGCTGGCCTTCAACCTGCTGTTCAAGCTCATCTACCAGATGGCCTTGAACTACCCAGACCGCCGATAA
- a CDS encoding LacI family DNA-binding transcriptional regulator has translation MPKPAPPATPPHLCPPGAAKPAAPAKARATIADVALAAQVSKATVSRYLNGRTDILTPDMAKRVQEAIASLQYRPSPMAQALKHGRTRLIGLAVADVTNPFSVAVLQGAEKACQAAGYLLVLFNLGNEAGRERDAMHALSAYQLDGMILNRVDTSAQLWQDAQLHGKPIVLVDRFQEGLDADFVTVDNPGVIQIAMDHLQQQGFDEVLLVTEPIAAASSRTARQQAFARYLQSQATSMQGSVWESTPDSANAIALQQQLQQWRDKALQAGRHPAVLAGNAVASLRVATAVHALGWVPGRELGIIGVDETDWAALVGPGLSTVAQPTDALGQAAATCLIERIQGLQSPARIVELPGTIIVRGSTKSPNH, from the coding sequence GTGCCCAAGCCTGCGCCCCCTGCCACCCCACCGCATCTGTGCCCGCCCGGCGCAGCCAAGCCAGCGGCGCCCGCCAAGGCCCGGGCCACGATTGCCGATGTGGCGCTGGCGGCCCAGGTCTCCAAGGCAACGGTGTCGCGCTACCTCAATGGCCGCACCGACATCCTCACCCCCGACATGGCCAAGCGCGTGCAGGAGGCCATTGCCAGCCTGCAGTACCGGCCCAGCCCGATGGCCCAAGCGCTCAAGCATGGCCGCACCCGTCTGATCGGCCTGGCGGTGGCCGATGTGACCAACCCCTTCTCGGTGGCCGTGCTGCAGGGCGCAGAAAAAGCCTGCCAGGCCGCCGGCTACCTGCTGGTGCTGTTCAACCTGGGCAATGAGGCCGGGCGCGAGCGCGATGCCATGCATGCGCTGTCGGCCTACCAGCTCGACGGCATGATCCTCAACCGCGTGGACACCAGCGCCCAGCTCTGGCAAGACGCGCAGTTGCACGGCAAGCCCATCGTGCTGGTGGACCGGTTTCAGGAAGGGCTGGATGCCGATTTTGTGACCGTGGACAACCCCGGCGTGATCCAGATCGCGATGGACCACCTGCAGCAGCAAGGCTTTGACGAGGTGCTGCTGGTAACCGAGCCGATTGCTGCTGCCAGCTCGCGCACCGCGCGCCAGCAGGCCTTTGCCCGCTACCTGCAAAGCCAAGCCACCAGCATGCAAGGCAGTGTGTGGGAAAGCACCCCCGACAGTGCCAACGCCATCGCCCTGCAGCAACAGCTGCAGCAATGGCGCGATAAAGCGCTGCAAGCCGGCCGCCACCCCGCCGTGCTGGCCGGCAATGCCGTGGCCAGCCTGCGCGTGGCCACCGCAGTGCATGCGCTGGGCTGGGTGCCCGGGCGGGAGCTGGGCATCATCGGGGTGGACGAGACAGACTGGGCCGCCCTGGTGGGCCCGGGCCTGAGCACCGTGGCCCAGCCCACCGATGCGCTGGGCCAAGCCGCCGCCACCTGTTTGATCGAACGCATCCAGGGCCTGCAAAGCCCCGCCCGCATAGTCGAGTTACCAGGCACCATCATTGTGCGCGGCTCGACAAAATCACCAAACCATTGA
- a CDS encoding LysR family transcriptional regulator, translated as MPARPPVVASPPHPPAADRRARAVLGQLSDMDLRLLQVFKSVVECGGMSAAELELNIGTSTLSRHMKDLETRLGMVLCRRGRAGFALTPEGHQVYEATLQLLGGVDLFRSRIDDIHARMGGNLEIAIFDKTVSNPQAQIHRAIAQFHGQAPDVNLQLHVSSINAIERGLMDGRFQVGIIPAHRSSASLVYRDLFAENMQLYCAAGHDLWEQEHQTLDWEQLRSYPFAGLGYHSPNMELSHSVRLPRAATGFDQESIATLILSGCFLGFLPDHYAASFENQGLMRAVRPERFHYRCQFVAMWRLSPAPSRVAQAFIDCLLDAHTALD; from the coding sequence ATGCCCGCCCGCCCTCCTGTTGTTGCCTCCCCACCCCATCCCCCTGCTGCCGATCGCCGTGCCCGCGCGGTGCTGGGCCAGCTCAGCGATATGGATTTGCGGCTGCTGCAGGTCTTCAAGAGCGTGGTGGAGTGCGGGGGCATGTCGGCGGCTGAGCTGGAGCTCAATATCGGCACGTCGACGCTGAGCCGCCATATGAAGGATCTGGAGACCCGCCTGGGCATGGTGCTGTGCCGGCGCGGGCGCGCGGGTTTTGCGCTGACGCCGGAGGGCCACCAGGTCTATGAGGCGACCTTGCAGCTGCTGGGCGGCGTGGATCTGTTCCGCAGCCGCATTGACGATATCCACGCCCGCATGGGCGGCAATCTGGAGATCGCCATCTTCGACAAGACGGTGAGCAACCCGCAGGCCCAGATCCACCGCGCGATTGCGCAGTTCCACGGCCAGGCGCCGGATGTGAACCTGCAGCTGCATGTCAGCTCGATCAACGCGATCGAGCGCGGCCTGATGGATGGGCGGTTTCAGGTGGGCATCATCCCGGCGCACCGCAGCTCGGCCAGCCTGGTCTACCGCGATCTGTTTGCCGAGAACATGCAGCTGTACTGCGCCGCCGGCCATGACCTGTGGGAGCAGGAGCACCAGACGCTGGACTGGGAGCAGCTGCGCAGCTACCCCTTTGCCGGCCTGGGCTACCACTCGCCCAATATGGAGCTGAGCCACAGCGTGCGGCTGCCGCGCGCGGCCACCGGGTTTGACCAGGAGTCGATTGCCACCTTGATTTTGTCCGGGTGTTTTTTGGGATTTCTGCCCGACCACTACGCGGCCAGTTTTGAAAACCAAGGTTTGATGCGGGCTGTACGGCCAGAACGCTTCCATTACCGTTGCCAATTCGTGGCCATGTGGCGCTTATCGCCCGCTCCGAGCCGCGTGGCGCAAGCCTTTATTGACTGCCTCCTTGACGCCCACACAGCACTTGACTAA
- a CDS encoding NADH:flavin oxidoreductase/NADH oxidase translates to MQRTTDPSLATPSAASNPTPSQLFQPLTLSQLTLPNRIVIAPMCQYSAQEGNANDWHLMHYGSLAVSGAGMLVLEATAVSAVGRITDADLGIYSADNQQALARLMGSLRKLSDIPVAIQLAHAGRKASSHLPWEGAAQIAPDAPRGWVAQAPSAIAHGAGEVPPAEMTPAELAEVKDAFVAAAKAADALGIDGIEIHMAHGYLLHEFLSPLSNTRSDAYGGSLENRLRYPLEVFAAVRAAVPAAKPVWVRISASDWAPGGWDIDGSIALAQGLKALGCSAIHVSSGGLSTAQQIPVQPGYQVGFAEAIKQATGLTTMAVGLVTEPAQAEHIVASGQADAVAIGRAALYDPRWPWHAAASLGAQVDAPRQYWRSQPREFSKLFRGAAVGVR, encoded by the coding sequence ATGCAAAGAACCACCGACCCATCGCTAGCCACGCCTTCCGCCGCCAGCAACCCCACCCCCTCGCAGCTGTTCCAGCCCCTCACTCTGTCCCAGCTCACCCTCCCCAACCGCATCGTCATCGCGCCGATGTGCCAGTACTCGGCGCAAGAGGGCAATGCCAATGACTGGCATTTGATGCACTACGGCAGCCTGGCGGTATCGGGCGCGGGCATGCTGGTGCTGGAGGCCACGGCGGTGTCGGCGGTGGGGCGCATTACTGATGCGGATCTGGGTATTTATTCCGCTGACAACCAACAGGCGCTGGCACGGCTGATGGGGTCGCTGCGCAAGCTCTCGGACATTCCGGTCGCCATTCAGCTGGCCCATGCGGGCCGCAAGGCATCCAGCCATCTGCCTTGGGAAGGCGCTGCGCAGATTGCGCCCGATGCGCCCCGGGGCTGGGTGGCGCAGGCGCCTTCGGCGATTGCCCATGGGGCGGGTGAGGTACCGCCGGCCGAGATGACCCCCGCCGAGCTGGCAGAGGTGAAGGATGCGTTTGTGGCTGCGGCCAAGGCGGCCGATGCGCTGGGCATCGATGGCATCGAGATCCATATGGCCCATGGCTATTTGCTGCATGAGTTCCTCTCTCCCCTATCCAACACCCGCAGCGACGCCTACGGCGGCAGCCTGGAGAACCGCCTGCGCTACCCGCTGGAGGTGTTTGCCGCCGTGCGCGCTGCCGTGCCTGCGGCCAAGCCGGTGTGGGTGCGTATCTCGGCATCGGATTGGGCGCCGGGCGGCTGGGATATCGATGGCTCGATCGCGCTGGCCCAGGGGCTGAAGGCGCTGGGTTGCAGCGCCATCCATGTGTCCTCGGGCGGGCTGTCGACCGCCCAGCAGATCCCCGTGCAGCCGGGCTACCAGGTCGGCTTTGCCGAGGCGATCAAACAGGCCACCGGCCTGACCACGATGGCCGTCGGCTTGGTGACCGAGCCTGCGCAGGCCGAGCACATTGTGGCCTCGGGCCAAGCCGATGCTGTGGCCATTGGCCGCGCCGCCTTGTACGACCCGCGCTGGCCCTGGCATGCGGCCGCAAGCCTGGGCGCGCAGGTGGATGCACCACGCCAGTACTGGCGCAGCCAGCCGCGTGAGTTCAGCAAACTGTTCCGTGGCGCAGCCGTAGGCGTGCGCTAA
- a CDS encoding MBL fold metallo-hydrolase has translation MSTNKARAKVGASAKPHVVTKSAMSPTHLNLFAYQVGFGDCFLLQFVYGDGDSDKRHVLIDFGTTGAPEAESGKLMQRVAEDIREKCRGAQLDAVVATHRHADHISGFATKSNGNGSGDIIRALQPRLVLQPWTEDLTLATDATGPRTKKTKATSGSSRAFSALQAMNTVAEQVVKLATDMPRGLPSGLAERLDFLGRDNTKNLSAVENLAAMGKAGQSSYAYFGMNDPLEDLLPGVITHVLGPPTVDQSATIKKQRATDNDEFWHFHARRVSTANSIDGNSRVPFDESYVFAKKGKLPREARWAAKHISDARGSQLLGIVTMLDKAMNNTSLILLFEVGGKRLLFPGDAQIENWSYALEQPGIAEMLAEVDLYKVGHHGSLNATPKSLWNGFNKRGNSSKKERMTSVLSTMAGKHGCEEKRTEVPRKTLVDELKHDTHFHSTQEMPVNELYTHVRIDF, from the coding sequence ATGAGTACGAACAAGGCGCGTGCGAAGGTAGGCGCGAGCGCAAAGCCTCATGTTGTGACGAAGTCTGCCATGAGCCCGACTCATCTCAATTTGTTCGCCTACCAAGTAGGGTTTGGCGACTGCTTTCTGTTGCAGTTTGTGTATGGGGATGGCGACTCAGATAAGCGGCATGTGCTCATTGATTTCGGTACCACTGGAGCGCCAGAGGCGGAAAGTGGAAAGCTAATGCAGAGAGTTGCAGAAGACATCAGGGAGAAATGTCGGGGAGCGCAACTGGATGCTGTGGTTGCCACACACAGGCATGCCGACCACATTAGCGGGTTCGCCACGAAATCCAACGGTAATGGCTCTGGAGACATCATTCGCGCACTTCAGCCGCGCCTTGTGCTGCAGCCTTGGACTGAAGATTTGACATTGGCAACTGACGCGACGGGACCACGCACAAAAAAAACGAAAGCCACCTCTGGAAGCTCCCGGGCGTTTAGCGCGCTTCAGGCCATGAACACTGTGGCGGAGCAGGTCGTCAAGTTAGCCACTGACATGCCAAGAGGGCTACCAAGCGGCTTGGCTGAACGACTTGATTTTTTGGGGCGAGACAACACTAAGAACCTGTCGGCAGTTGAGAACCTGGCGGCCATGGGTAAAGCAGGACAAAGCTCCTACGCATATTTCGGCATGAATGATCCTTTAGAGGATTTGCTACCCGGTGTAATTACCCACGTGCTGGGACCACCCACAGTGGATCAAAGCGCGACCATCAAAAAGCAGCGCGCGACGGACAACGATGAGTTTTGGCATTTCCATGCTCGTAGAGTGTCGACAGCAAACTCAATCGACGGCAACTCGCGTGTGCCATTTGATGAGAGCTATGTCTTCGCCAAAAAGGGAAAGTTGCCACGAGAGGCACGCTGGGCGGCGAAGCACATTTCAGATGCTCGTGGAAGTCAACTCCTCGGTATTGTCACCATGCTGGACAAGGCGATGAACAACACCAGTCTCATCTTGCTTTTCGAAGTTGGAGGAAAGCGGTTGCTGTTTCCCGGTGATGCGCAGATCGAAAACTGGTCATATGCACTTGAACAACCCGGGATTGCGGAGATGCTGGCAGAAGTTGACCTCTATAAGGTCGGGCATCACGGGAGCCTAAATGCCACGCCCAAGTCACTTTGGAACGGCTTCAACAAGCGCGGAAATTCCTCTAAAAAGGAACGCATGACCTCCGTTCTATCGACGATGGCAGGCAAGCACGGCTGCGAAGAGAAACGAACAGAAGTTCCAAGGAAAACGCTAGTGGATGAGCTGAAACACGACACTCATTTTCACTCCACGCAAGAGATGCCGGTCAATGAACTTTACACACACGTCCGAATCGATTTCTGA
- a CDS encoding patatin-like phospholipase family protein produces MTVKIGGKDCRIGIALSGGGFRAAAFHLGMLRKLHALQLLQGIDLLTCVSGGSIAGAALAANWSSGIDTALDKLDEYLRTKSIAVGSVIGGFLDPFESRLDKLAESYDRDLFGEELLSTLQHGPRIYLNATNIATGNMFFFVAGGGSASKAEMGEHELGVVDAGTFKISNAVAASSAFPPVFGPLRLDPDVYPPAEQVGYVTLTDGGVYDNLGINPGLRVERNKLDYLITSDGGKPFTNTSAPTEAGSMVLKAALDILMEQVRGLQFDRMQHRHLAGKGPKPLWFSIDSVEGQAKPGDATFASSISTNLKRLNKDEMIVLQRHGGALVEARLRSYAPELLEAV; encoded by the coding sequence ATGACAGTGAAAATCGGCGGCAAAGATTGCCGCATTGGCATTGCTTTGTCTGGCGGGGGATTTAGAGCTGCTGCATTTCATTTAGGCATGTTGCGTAAGCTTCATGCACTGCAACTTCTCCAAGGCATTGACCTCCTGACTTGTGTCAGTGGCGGGAGTATCGCGGGAGCAGCACTTGCTGCCAACTGGTCCAGTGGTATTGATACAGCACTCGACAAGCTTGACGAGTACCTCAGAACCAAGTCAATTGCGGTGGGCTCCGTAATCGGGGGCTTCCTGGATCCGTTTGAGTCCCGCTTGGATAAGCTCGCTGAGAGTTACGACAGAGATCTCTTCGGTGAGGAGTTGCTGTCCACCCTGCAACACGGACCTAGGATCTACTTAAACGCCACAAACATTGCTACGGGTAACATGTTTTTCTTCGTGGCAGGTGGAGGGAGCGCTTCGAAAGCGGAAATGGGCGAGCATGAGCTTGGCGTTGTCGATGCAGGAACCTTCAAAATCAGCAATGCCGTTGCAGCATCGTCCGCATTTCCTCCTGTTTTCGGACCTCTGCGGTTGGATCCGGACGTCTACCCTCCGGCAGAGCAAGTGGGCTACGTAACGCTCACGGATGGGGGTGTCTACGACAACCTAGGTATCAATCCTGGTCTGCGAGTAGAACGAAACAAGCTCGACTATCTGATCACCAGTGACGGCGGAAAACCGTTCACAAATACCTCAGCGCCTACAGAGGCTGGCTCCATGGTCCTAAAAGCTGCTCTGGACATTCTGATGGAGCAAGTTAGAGGGCTTCAGTTCGATCGCATGCAACATCGGCACTTGGCTGGTAAGGGGCCAAAGCCACTGTGGTTCTCTATCGACAGCGTCGAGGGGCAGGCCAAGCCGGGGGATGCCACCTTTGCGTCCTCGATCAGCACAAACCTGAAGCGGTTGAACAAGGACGAAATGATTGTTCTCCAACGCCATGGAGGGGCGCTCGTTGAAGCCCGCCTTCGTTCATACGCTCCCGAACTGCTAGAAGCGGTTTGA
- a CDS encoding cysteine hydrolase family protein: MPALLLIDIQQSLCTGPNAAWDCPALIARINQVTAAARQANTPIIWVRHAEPGLEAGTPGWQLADGLQVDSADLTLDKTTGDAFWKTDLLPMLQNLGVQELVIGGMHTEYCVDVTTRAALRHGYPVVLLEDAHTTCGNAAVTPQQVIAHHNITLSSTSSFGPRARLQTAQQWADSVSQA, translated from the coding sequence ATGCCAGCCCTCCTCCTAATAGACATCCAACAATCCCTCTGCACCGGCCCCAACGCCGCCTGGGATTGCCCCGCCCTGATCGCCCGCATCAACCAGGTCACCGCTGCCGCGCGCCAGGCCAACACCCCCATCATCTGGGTACGCCACGCCGAGCCTGGCCTGGAAGCGGGCACGCCCGGATGGCAACTGGCCGATGGCCTGCAGGTGGATAGCGCCGACCTGACCCTGGACAAGACCACCGGCGATGCCTTCTGGAAGACCGACCTGCTGCCAATGCTGCAAAACCTGGGCGTGCAGGAGCTGGTGATTGGCGGCATGCACACGGAGTACTGCGTGGATGTGACCACGCGCGCGGCGCTGCGCCATGGCTACCCGGTGGTGCTGCTGGAGGATGCGCACACCACTTGCGGCAATGCCGCCGTCACGCCGCAGCAGGTGATTGCGCACCACAACATCACCCTCAGCAGCACCAGCAGCTTTGGGCCGCGTGCGCGGCTGCAGACGGCGCAGCAGTGGGCGGATTCGGTCAGCCAAGCTTGA